The sequence below is a genomic window from Fundidesulfovibrio magnetotacticus.
GGGGACAACCGCGCGGAGATGATCGTCGGCATCCTCGGAACCCTGCGGGCCGACGCCTGCTACGTGCCGCTCAGCGCGGCATTCCCTCCGCTACGCGTCCAGGCGATTGCCCAGGACTGCCAGGTCCGGTGCATCATTTCATCGACGGCCCACCTCAAACAACTCGCACAGTACCTGGAGTCCTGCCAGAGCGCGACGTTGCGGACCATCCTGATCACGGACGGCGAGCACGAGCACCTGAACGCTCTCGCCGCCATCACCACTCTCACCGGCGTCGCCATCCTGGGCAAAGAGCATCTGGAAGGTTGCTCCACTAAGGCCCCCCCCTGCAGCAACATCGAAGAAGACCTGATGTATCTCATGTACACATCGGGCTCCACGGGGACCCCGAAAGGGGTGATGCTCACCCATCGCAACGTCAAGGCGTTGCTCGGCTGGATTCTCGACACGCTGGAGATAGATTCGTCATCGAGGGTTTCCAACCATTCCAACATCACGTTCGACACGAGTGTTCTTGATATTTTCGGTGCGTTCTGGGCAGGCGCAACCCTGTACCCCGTGGTCGCGTTCGGAGACAAGCTCGTCCCCACGAGCTTCATCAAGAACAACGCCATCACGCATTGGCTCTCCGTACCCAGCGTCATCGGCTTCATGGCCAAGATGAAGACCCTCCAGCCGGGAGCACTGGGAGACGCCATGAAAGTGGTCGTCCTCTACGGCGAGGGTCTGAGCTGGAGCCATCCCGAGGCGTTGCGGGCGGCATCCCCTGCAACCGCAGTCTTCAACATGTACGGGCCTACCGAAGCGACCGTTCTCGTGACCATCTACAAAGTGCCCAGCGACGTCCCCGAGGAGTCCATGACCGGGTACGTGCCCATCGGCAAACCCTGTCCCGGCGTCGAGATGCCCATCCTGAAGACGGACAGCGACGCCGAGGCCGGCTGCGACGAAATCGGCCGCCTGACCATCTGCGGCACCCAACTCGCCGAGGGCTACTGGAAGCGCCCCGACCTGACTCAGGCGGCCTTCCGGGCCAATCCGCTCAAACCGGACAACCCGTACAGCCGGATGTACTTCACGGGCGACCTCGCCAGGAAAAACCGCGACGGCGATATCGTATACGTCGGTCGTGAGGACATGCAGATCAAGATCGCCGGGACTCGGATCGAACTCTCCGAGATCGAAGGCGTACTGACCCGGCACCCCGCCCTCTCGGAAGTGGCCGTCGTGGCGCTTCACGAAACCGACCCGATCACCATCTGTGCCTGCTACTGCCTGAAAGACGGAGGCGTGACGGAAATTCCGGACAACGAATTGAAGACGCACTGCGCCAAGCACCTGCAGGAGATCACCATTCCGCGCCGATTTTTCACAATGGATGCGCTGCCCCACAACGCCAACGGAAAAATCGACCGCAACGCCATCCTGCAGTCCATCCGGGCGCAACTCAACATGTTGGACCTGTAGACACTATCGCGCCTTTTCGGCCAACATCCTGACCAAGAGTTCTCGACAACCATGACTTTATACTATACGAACCTTCACTTCCTGGTCCTATTCGCCGTTGCCGCAGTGCTCTTTGCCGTTGCAAGACGCTTCATGGGGTTGAACACTCGCGCGATATTCATTCTCTGCATCAACATTTTTTTCCTCTCACTGCTCACCATAACCCCCAAGCCTTTCGCCTACCCCTTGGCCCTTCCGGTCGGGTTCGGACTCCTCGCCACTGCGCTGGCCCTGGCGTGCAACAGACTTCCGAAGCCACACGCCAGGAAAGGCGTCGTTGTTTCCGTAACCATCATCATCCTGTCCGTTCTCTTGCTGAAGTATCCAAATTATTTCTTTTATATTTTCCACGTACACATCAATCAAGTCAGCATAACGGCGTGGATCGGAATTTCCTACATGATGTTTCGATCCATCGATCTCGTGGTGCATGCCGCGAACAAGAGCGGTACGCTCCTGAACGTCTCTACAGCGCTCGCCTATCTGCTTTTCTTTCCTCCGTTCGTCTCCGGCCCCATCAACCGCTACCAGCAGTTCCTGAACGACTGCGCCGCCCCCGGGGACCTGACGCTCGACTCCATCGTCAATTGCATCGCAAGATTCTCCCTGGGCATCATCAAGATCCTGCTCATCGGCGAGTGGTTCCACAGCCACTCGACAATTGCGCCTTTTTTCAAGGACAATAGCATCAACTTTTTTGATCTTGTTCTGGCGCAATACGCCTTTTTTCTCTATATCTACTTCAATTTCGCGGGATACAGCGACTGCGCGATCTCCTTCTCTCGCCTTTTAGGATTCAACGTGCCAGAGAACTTCTCCAATCCGTTTGCCGCGCGCAATCTGCAAGACTTTTGGAACCGCTGGCATATCTCGCTCTCCCACTGGTTCCGTGACTTCATCTTCTTTCCGCTCTTCAAAATGTTCGCCACTCACCTTCCCAAGATGAAACCGACCACAAAGTCCAATTTGAGCATATTCATCACATTCTTTCTAATGGGCATTTGGCATGGAGACTCCTATCAGTGGATACTGTACGGTGTTCTTCTTGGCTCAGGAACTGTCGTATCTGTCGTGTACAACAGGAAAATGACGAGCCGATTCCCAAGCTACAGCAAGATTTCCGCTTCACTGGGCTACAGGATTTTTTCCGCGTTTCTCACCAACAGCTACATTGTGGCCTGTCTTTTTATCACCATCGACCCTGCAATCATCAGAACTGCCCTCGGCTGAGGGCGTTCAACCAGTGGTCTTGCAGACGCATCGCGTAATGCTGTCCGCATGATCCTTCATCAAGCCTCACAGCGACCGGAGTCTACGTATGACCAGGGATGAACTTTTTGCAGCCATGTCCGAAAGTTTTGCGACTGCCGTGGACGAAACATCGGCCATGGGCGCCACCCCAGGCTGGGATTCCCTCAACCACGTCATGATGATCATGAACGTGTCCGCCCGCTTCGGCACCGATATCCCGGCCACCCTTCTCGGACAACTCACCTCCTCGGAGGCCTTGACCGCCTATTTCCAGGAGCAGGGGTTACTGTAAGGCGTCGCGACCGGGCACTTGGCAGGACCGAGGGGGGGCCGGCCGAAGGGAAACGCCCGGTCAGTGTTTTCCTACCGCCGGTCGCATTCTGACGCTCATTCCGTCAGGCCGTGTGGCTCCAGGGAAATGATCCCTGGCACTGACTGAAGTGCAGTCCCGGCGCGCGAAGGATAATTCGGCGGGGACACGCGGGAACGACTAGCCGCAGGCCCTGCCCTTGAGCCCGAACACGGCCTTGAGGAGCTTGGGGGCCAGGCCGTCGAAGAGCTTCGGGGCCAGATAGTCGGCGGCCGCGCGACGGTTGATCTCGCCCAGGGTGGGGTAGGGGTGCGTGGCCTGGGCCACCTTCGAGAGCTTCACGCCGCCGGAAAGGGCCGTCACCCACTCGCAGACGACGTCTCCCGCGCGCGGACCCAGGGCGCGCACGCCCGCCACCTTGCCCTTGCGGTCCACCAGAAGCTTGAGCACGCCTTCGGGCGTTCCGTCGGCCTGGGCGCGGTCGTTGTCCTCGAAGCGCTCCGTGACCACGTCCACCTCCAGCCCGGCCCGGGCCGCCGAGGCCTCCCCGTGACCCACTCCGGCCAGTTCGGGCTCGCAATAGGTCACGCGGGGCATGAAGGTGTAGTCGGCCTTGCGGGGCAGGCGCGCCACGGCGTTGGCCAGGGCCACGCCGCCCTCGTAGCCCGCCGCGTGGGTGTAGAGCCACTTGCCCAGCACGTCGCCGGCGGCCCACACCGTGGGCGCGGTGGTGCGCAGGCGCTGGTCCGTGGGGATGCCCTTGTCGGTGTAGGCCACCCCGGCGTTCTCCAGGCGCAGGCCGTCCACGTTGGGCCGCCGCCCCAGGGCCACCAGGAGCGCCTTGCCCGAGGCCACCCCCTCCTCGCCCGACTCCGTGACGTAGCCCACGTGGCGCAGCCCGTAGCCCGGGCTCACGAAGCGCGCCCGCGTCCCCGTGAGCACCGTAACGCCCTCGGCCTCCAGGCGCGCGCGCACCAGGTCCGCCAGGTCCGGGTCTTCCCCCGTGAGCAGGTGCGCCGAGCGCTGCACCAGCGTCACCCGGCTGCCCAGGCGCGCGAAGGCCTGGGCCATCTCCACGGCCACGGCCCCGCCCCCCAGCACCACCAGGGACTCGGGCAGCTCCTCCAGCGAGAATAGCTCCCGGTTGGTCAGGTGCTGGGTCTGGCGCAGGCCGGGGATGTCCGGCACGGCCGGGGAGGACCCCGTGGCCACGATCCAGCGCGAGGCCGAGACCGTGCGACCGTTCAGGCGCACGCTGTGCTCGTCGGAAAACTCGGCCTGGCCGGTCTCCACCAGCACGCCCAGGGAACAGAAGCGCTCGAAGGAGTCGTGACGCTGGATGCGCGCCACCACCTCGCGGATGCGAGCGGCCACCTTGGAGTAGTCCACGGGGGGCAGCTCCGGGTTGGGCAGGCCCCATCGCGCGGCGTCGTGCATTCTGCGGCGCAGTTTGGCGGTGGCGATGAGGGTCTTGGAGGGCACGCAGCCGTAATGCAGGCAGTCTCCGCCCAGCACCGGCTCCTTTTCCACCAGGAGCACCTTCGCCCCCAGACGAGCGGCCCCCGCCGCCGCCGTGAGCCCGGCCGCGCCGCCTCCGATGACGCCCAGGTCGAAGTCGTGCGAGGTCATGGATTCTCTCCTTTCGGATCGGCCACTGATGGTTGTGCCTCGGCCTGGGCGCGTCGCCGGGCGAACTCGGCCTTGAGGCGCTCGAGCACGCGCTCGTAGCCGCCCGGCGCGTGGGGCTTCAGGCAGCCGGTGCAGTCC
It includes:
- a CDS encoding MBOAT family O-acyltransferase yields the protein MTLYYTNLHFLVLFAVAAVLFAVARRFMGLNTRAIFILCINIFFLSLLTITPKPFAYPLALPVGFGLLATALALACNRLPKPHARKGVVVSVTIIILSVLLLKYPNYFFYIFHVHINQVSITAWIGISYMMFRSIDLVVHAANKSGTLLNVSTALAYLLFFPPFVSGPINRYQQFLNDCAAPGDLTLDSIVNCIARFSLGIIKILLIGEWFHSHSTIAPFFKDNSINFFDLVLAQYAFFLYIYFNFAGYSDCAISFSRLLGFNVPENFSNPFAARNLQDFWNRWHISLSHWFRDFIFFPLFKMFATHLPKMKPTTKSNLSIFITFFLMGIWHGDSYQWILYGVLLGSGTVVSVVYNRKMTSRFPSYSKISASLGYRIFSAFLTNSYIVACLFITIDPAIIRTALG
- a CDS encoding acyl carrier protein → MTRDELFAAMSESFATAVDETSAMGATPGWDSLNHVMMIMNVSARFGTDIPATLLGQLTSSEALTAYFQEQGLL
- a CDS encoding dihydrolipoyl dehydrogenase family protein; this encodes MTSHDFDLGVIGGGAAGLTAAAGAARLGAKVLLVEKEPVLGGDCLHYGCVPSKTLIATAKLRRRMHDAARWGLPNPELPPVDYSKVAARIREVVARIQRHDSFERFCSLGVLVETGQAEFSDEHSVRLNGRTVSASRWIVATGSSPAVPDIPGLRQTQHLTNRELFSLEELPESLVVLGGGAVAVEMAQAFARLGSRVTLVQRSAHLLTGEDPDLADLVRARLEAEGVTVLTGTRARFVSPGYGLRHVGYVTESGEEGVASGKALLVALGRRPNVDGLRLENAGVAYTDKGIPTDQRLRTTAPTVWAAGDVLGKWLYTHAAGYEGGVALANAVARLPRKADYTFMPRVTYCEPELAGVGHGEASAARAGLEVDVVTERFEDNDRAQADGTPEGVLKLLVDRKGKVAGVRALGPRAGDVVCEWVTALSGGVKLSKVAQATHPYPTLGEINRRAAADYLAPKLFDGLAPKLLKAVFGLKGRACG
- a CDS encoding amino acid adenylation domain-containing protein translates to MHTPSLAPAALVHDAVFYWAQHRPEHAAIEEYGASITYRALAQRMERVAALLVEQGVKRGDRVGIYGDNRAEMIVGILGTLRADACYVPLSAAFPPLRVQAIAQDCQVRCIISSTAHLKQLAQYLESCQSATLRTILITDGEHEHLNALAAITTLTGVAILGKEHLEGCSTKAPPCSNIEEDLMYLMYTSGSTGTPKGVMLTHRNVKALLGWILDTLEIDSSSRVSNHSNITFDTSVLDIFGAFWAGATLYPVVAFGDKLVPTSFIKNNAITHWLSVPSVIGFMAKMKTLQPGALGDAMKVVVLYGEGLSWSHPEALRAASPATAVFNMYGPTEATVLVTIYKVPSDVPEESMTGYVPIGKPCPGVEMPILKTDSDAEAGCDEIGRLTICGTQLAEGYWKRPDLTQAAFRANPLKPDNPYSRMYFTGDLARKNRDGDIVYVGREDMQIKIAGTRIELSEIEGVLTRHPALSEVAVVALHETDPITICACYCLKDGGVTEIPDNELKTHCAKHLQEITIPRRFFTMDALPHNANGKIDRNAILQSIRAQLNMLDL